A portion of the Pseudomonas synxantha BG33R genome contains these proteins:
- the tagH gene encoding type VI secretion system-associated FHA domain protein TagH: MTMQLVFEVCAVDSASAEPSAHKVFDAVGGVIGRGPGCDWVIPDPSRVLSSHHGLVGYREGRYFLTDISRNGIGVAGSAERLRKGQARLINDGDVFELGALALRARLLQPARPCGELRASAAVPIPDDAFLSLYPLHALDLEHQQQAISDDLAALSEAVDEQGVWAERHGTDREHVTFPRRAEPGVDAAAVHVSAMAPSTDEVFWSQFAAALGVGLDALDPAAREVLAIKVAGLFRLTIQGLQQALRTREELHHEWGRPSFDSQGAARNPLKMFSDTNAALSALLDTEALGQMPALRAIGQAHRELQVHQVALQAACRSTVNKVYTAFEPNHLAWCFESQGKPPRFFTDGARWRAYQRHYQRLVAQGPLNDHPLNGDFATAYEEQVRLISSLHIDFSG; this comes from the coding sequence ATGACGATGCAGCTTGTGTTTGAGGTCTGTGCGGTCGACAGCGCCAGCGCCGAACCCTCGGCCCACAAAGTATTTGACGCGGTGGGCGGCGTGATTGGCCGCGGCCCCGGATGTGACTGGGTGATACCCGACCCCAGCCGCGTGCTCTCCAGTCACCATGGATTAGTCGGTTACCGTGAGGGCCGCTATTTCCTGACTGATATCAGCCGTAACGGTATTGGCGTGGCAGGCAGTGCTGAACGCCTGCGCAAGGGGCAGGCGCGATTGATCAATGATGGCGATGTATTCGAACTTGGGGCGTTGGCGCTACGTGCGCGTTTGTTGCAACCCGCACGACCTTGCGGCGAGCTGCGTGCCAGTGCGGCAGTACCGATTCCCGATGATGCCTTCCTGTCCCTGTACCCTCTGCACGCGCTGGACCTGGAGCACCAGCAGCAGGCCATCTCGGATGACCTGGCAGCATTGAGCGAGGCCGTTGATGAGCAAGGGGTGTGGGCCGAACGCCACGGGACCGATAGGGAGCATGTGACATTCCCGCGCCGGGCAGAACCCGGGGTAGACGCTGCTGCAGTGCACGTTAGTGCAATGGCACCCTCGACTGATGAAGTGTTCTGGTCACAGTTCGCGGCGGCCTTGGGCGTGGGGCTCGACGCACTCGACCCAGCGGCCAGGGAGGTGCTGGCGATCAAGGTGGCGGGCTTGTTTCGCTTGACGATCCAGGGGCTGCAACAAGCTCTGCGCACGCGTGAAGAGTTGCATCACGAATGGGGGAGGCCGTCGTTCGACAGTCAGGGCGCAGCCCGGAACCCCTTGAAAATGTTCAGTGATACCAACGCGGCGTTATCCGCACTGCTGGATACAGAGGCTTTGGGCCAAATGCCCGCCTTGCGGGCCATTGGTCAGGCTCATCGGGAGCTGCAGGTACATCAGGTCGCGCTGCAGGCTGCCTGTCGCAGCACCGTGAATAAGGTGTACACGGCCTTCGAGCCGAACCATTTGGCCTGGTGCTTTGAGTCTCAGGGCAAGCCGCCAAGATTTTTTACCGATGGGGCGCGTTGGCGTGCTTACCAGCGTCACTACCAGCGTTTGGTGGCGCAAGGGCCGTTGAACGATCACCCGTTGAACGGCGATTTTGCCACGGCCTATGAAGAACAGGTGCGCCTGATCTCCTCCCTGCACATTGATTTTTCAGGATGA
- the tssB gene encoding type VI secretion system contractile sheath small subunit, with product MAKDGSVAPKERINITFKPAVGGAQEEVELPLKLLVLGDFSQRADLRKLEDRKPIGIDKHTLDEVLAKQAVSLTLNVPNRLQDQADVEELAIQVRINAMKDFNPANLVEQIPELQKLMALREALVALKGPLGNTPSFRKAIEQALTHGDSRAQVMAELGLPSPDA from the coding sequence ATGGCCAAAGACGGTTCGGTAGCCCCCAAGGAACGTATCAATATCACCTTCAAACCCGCCGTCGGCGGTGCGCAGGAAGAAGTCGAACTGCCGTTGAAGCTGCTGGTGCTGGGAGACTTTTCCCAACGTGCGGACCTGCGCAAGCTGGAAGATCGCAAGCCCATCGGTATCGACAAACACACCCTCGACGAGGTGTTGGCCAAGCAGGCAGTGAGCCTGACGCTGAACGTACCCAATCGCCTCCAGGATCAAGCCGACGTGGAAGAACTGGCGATCCAGGTTCGCATCAACGCGATGAAAGACTTCAATCCCGCGAATCTTGTCGAGCAGATCCCGGAGTTGCAAAAGCTGATGGCACTGCGTGAAGCGCTGGTGGCGCTCAAGGGGCCATTGGGTAACACCCCAAGCTTTCGCAAGGCTATCGAGCAGGCACTGACCCATGGTGATTCCCGAGCACAAGTCATGGCCGAGCTGGGGCTGCCCAGCCCAGACGCCTGA
- a CDS encoding Hcp family type VI secretion system effector: MPTPAYLSITGVKQGLITAGTFTQDSVGNIYQEGHEDQILVQAFAHQVIIPRDPQSGQPTGQRVHKPLMISKVFDKSSPLLFSALTSGEEVSCRLEWLRTSSAGTQEHYFTIELEGATIVDIQSRMPNCQDPDNAHFTHLEDVHFTYRKIIWTHEVAGTSGSDDWRSPVAG; this comes from the coding sequence ATGCCAACACCCGCGTACCTCTCCATCACCGGAGTCAAACAAGGCTTGATCACGGCAGGCACATTTACTCAGGACTCGGTAGGCAACATTTATCAGGAAGGTCATGAGGATCAGATACTGGTCCAGGCGTTTGCCCATCAGGTGATCATTCCTCGCGATCCGCAATCGGGCCAGCCGACAGGTCAGCGCGTGCACAAGCCGCTGATGATCAGCAAGGTTTTCGATAAATCGTCACCGTTGCTGTTCAGCGCCCTGACCAGCGGTGAAGAAGTCTCCTGCCGCCTCGAATGGCTGCGCACCTCGTCCGCCGGAACCCAGGAGCACTACTTCACCATTGAACTGGAGGGTGCGACTATCGTGGACATCCAGTCACGCATGCCCAACTGCCAGGACCCCGACAACGCCCACTTCACCCATCTGGAGGATGTGCACTTCACCTATCGCAAGATCATCTGGACTCACGAAGTGGCCGGAACTTCCGGCTCGGACGACTGGCGCAGCCCAGTGGCCGGCTAA
- a CDS encoding aldo/keto reductase has product MRTIDLAGVPVPVIGQGTWRMGEDPSRRRAEVAALQLGIDEGLTLIDTAEMYGDGGAEEVVAEAIRGKRDQVFLVSKIYPHNASQKGVPRACEASLQRLGTDYIDLYLLHWRGQYPLEETVEAFERLREAGKIGRWGVSNFDVADLQELASPACATNQVLYNIEERGIEFDLLPWWQQHHLPLMAYCPIAQGGELLSSPTLKQIARRHEVTPAQVSLAWVLRQEGVIAIPKAVTPEHIRLNAAAAKLVLDEHDLDAIDRVFAAPKRKHPLAMV; this is encoded by the coding sequence ATGCGTACCATTGATCTGGCCGGTGTTCCCGTCCCTGTCATCGGCCAGGGGACCTGGCGCATGGGCGAAGACCCAAGCCGGCGCCGCGCCGAAGTTGCTGCGCTGCAACTGGGTATCGATGAGGGCCTGACGCTCATCGATACCGCCGAGATGTATGGCGACGGCGGTGCCGAAGAGGTGGTCGCAGAGGCAATTCGTGGCAAGCGCGACCAGGTATTTCTGGTCAGCAAGATCTATCCGCATAACGCCAGCCAAAAGGGCGTGCCTCGCGCCTGCGAAGCCAGCCTTCAGCGCCTTGGCACCGATTACATTGATTTGTATCTGTTGCACTGGCGCGGCCAGTACCCACTTGAAGAAACTGTCGAAGCGTTCGAGCGTTTGCGCGAGGCCGGCAAAATCGGCCGCTGGGGTGTTTCCAACTTTGATGTGGCAGACCTGCAGGAGCTCGCATCCCCTGCATGTGCGACCAATCAAGTGCTCTACAACATTGAAGAGCGCGGGATAGAGTTCGACCTGTTGCCATGGTGGCAACAGCATCATTTGCCACTGATGGCTTATTGTCCCATCGCCCAGGGTGGTGAGCTGCTGTCGAGCCCGACCCTCAAGCAGATCGCACGTCGCCATGAGGTCACACCGGCCCAGGTATCGCTGGCGTGGGTCCTGCGCCAGGAGGGTGTTATCGCAATCCCCAAGGCGGTCACACCTGAACACATCCGACTCAACGCCGCAGCTGCGAAGCTGGTGTTGGATGAACATGACCTGGACGCTATCGATCGTGTGTTCGCAGCGCCCAAGCGTAAGCACCCATTGGCGATGGTGTAA
- the tssJ gene encoding type VI secretion system lipoprotein TssJ codes for MYRATRALVLLLSGFLAGCSAVSPFSTLTKLDVVLTANEHVNPDLHGRPSPVVVQLIELRHGVAFEHADFFSLYDKAQQLLAKDWVSSEEVELRPGDRLALKLRIGPDSRFVGVLAAYRDLPHVQWRQLIPVTLHQRNRADLVLDQDGIRVVDSLAVMEVR; via the coding sequence ATGTATCGAGCCACCCGCGCTTTGGTGTTGCTTTTGTCTGGTTTCCTGGCGGGTTGCAGCGCCGTATCGCCTTTTTCCACGCTGACCAAGCTGGACGTGGTGTTGACCGCCAACGAGCACGTCAACCCCGACCTGCACGGTCGCCCCTCTCCCGTGGTGGTGCAGTTGATCGAACTGCGCCATGGCGTCGCCTTCGAACATGCCGACTTCTTCAGCCTGTATGACAAGGCGCAGCAATTGCTGGCAAAGGACTGGGTAAGCAGTGAAGAAGTCGAGCTGCGTCCAGGTGACCGCCTGGCGCTCAAACTCCGTATCGGTCCCGACAGTCGTTTTGTGGGGGTGTTGGCGGCTTACCGAGACTTGCCGCACGTTCAATGGCGGCAGTTGATCCCCGTGACTCTGCACCAGCGCAACCGTGCCGATCTGGTGCTGGACCAGGACGGCATACGCGTTGTCGACTCGCTCGCCGTGATGGAGGTGCGCTGA
- a CDS encoding sigma-54-dependent Fis family transcriptional regulator, protein MNVDLPGELSDPLVYANALAACFTRLALYRDEQALPDALVAGVAQLSQCELSQFYLFNEVTGRLELIAQHLSEGASMVADSDLHPPPLLNHALSQGAVLSLEDVQSSCHDVHFLPVPVKPWRALLSVPLLNRGERVAGVLLCARQQPAQLQGYATSLAQLGSFAVNQLLVLRSMQPNVDSRLRCNKPLAREYGLIGSSAAMKQTCHLISKVLHTPYTVLLCGETGTGKEVVARAIHAAGPRREKAFVVQNCAAFPEGLLESELFGYRKGAFTGAERNHAGLFDTAHGGTLLLDEIGDMPLALQAKLLRVLQEGEVRPLGASAAHKVDVRIIAATHRDLAAMVAEGRFREDLYYRLVQFPITLPALRERDGDLLQLARYFTDEACAALERSPVGWSTLALDQLSGHAFPGNVRELKCMVERAVLLCDADVILPEHLALPPTAAPAASDDVTLRQRMERVERVFLLDCLHKNHGNRTRTARELGVARRTLLYRLARLNIPVGDAREKC, encoded by the coding sequence ATGAATGTGGACCTGCCAGGCGAATTGTCCGACCCACTGGTATACGCCAATGCGCTGGCCGCCTGCTTTACACGCCTGGCGTTGTACCGTGATGAACAGGCGCTGCCTGACGCGCTCGTCGCCGGTGTGGCACAACTGAGCCAGTGCGAACTCAGCCAGTTTTACCTGTTCAATGAAGTGACCGGTCGCCTTGAACTGATTGCCCAGCATTTGTCCGAGGGGGCATCGATGGTCGCAGATTCTGATCTGCACCCTCCACCCCTGTTGAACCATGCCTTGAGCCAAGGCGCTGTCCTGAGCCTGGAAGATGTGCAGAGCAGTTGCCATGACGTTCATTTCCTGCCCGTACCGGTGAAGCCCTGGCGGGCGCTGTTGAGCGTGCCATTGCTCAATCGTGGTGAGCGGGTCGCCGGTGTGCTGCTGTGCGCTCGGCAACAGCCGGCCCAGTTGCAAGGCTACGCCACCTCCCTGGCGCAGTTGGGCAGCTTCGCCGTGAACCAGCTGCTGGTACTGCGCAGTATGCAGCCCAACGTTGATTCAAGGCTCAGGTGCAACAAGCCGTTGGCCAGGGAGTACGGATTGATTGGCTCCAGTGCGGCGATGAAGCAGACGTGCCATTTGATCAGTAAAGTCCTGCATACCCCGTACACCGTACTGCTGTGCGGCGAGACCGGTACCGGCAAGGAAGTGGTAGCTCGGGCCATTCATGCGGCCGGCCCGCGCCGGGAGAAAGCCTTCGTGGTACAGAACTGCGCGGCGTTCCCTGAAGGGCTGCTTGAGAGCGAGCTCTTCGGTTATCGCAAAGGTGCGTTCACGGGGGCCGAGCGCAATCATGCGGGCCTGTTTGATACCGCGCACGGCGGTACGTTGCTGCTGGATGAAATCGGCGACATGCCGCTGGCACTGCAAGCCAAATTGCTGCGGGTTTTGCAGGAGGGCGAGGTCCGGCCGCTGGGTGCCAGCGCGGCGCATAAGGTCGACGTGCGGATCATTGCGGCGACTCATCGCGACCTCGCTGCGATGGTCGCCGAGGGGCGCTTTCGCGAAGACCTCTATTACCGGCTCGTGCAGTTCCCGATCACGTTACCGGCCCTGCGCGAGCGAGACGGCGACCTGCTGCAACTGGCGCGCTATTTCACTGACGAGGCGTGCGCGGCGCTGGAGAGGTCACCCGTGGGTTGGTCCACCCTGGCCCTTGATCAACTCTCCGGCCACGCCTTTCCCGGCAACGTACGCGAGCTTAAATGCATGGTTGAGCGTGCCGTGTTGTTGTGTGACGCCGACGTGATCTTGCCGGAACACCTGGCGCTGCCACCGACTGCGGCGCCGGCCGCGAGCGACGATGTGACGCTGCGCCAGCGCATGGAACGAGTAGAGCGAGTGTTCCTGCTCGATTGCTTGCACAAGAACCATGGCAATCGCACCCGTACCGCGCGGGAGCTAGGGGTTGCCCGACGCACGCTGCTTTACCGCCTTGCACGCTTGAATATCCCCGTCGGCGATGCCAGGGAGAAATGCTGA
- the tssE gene encoding type VI secretion system baseplate subunit TssE → MVQHNSLFERLECGESTRGCPVASIAAHLGKMLSTRAGSVQTLVDYGLPDLNDMRLSLHESLTQSRLHIERFIQAYEPRLANVHVRLLPDVRGSLVLAFAIEAERVIDGVLQPVVFQARLAQAGRVEVFVHDV, encoded by the coding sequence ATGGTTCAGCACAACAGCCTTTTCGAACGCCTTGAATGCGGTGAGTCAACGCGAGGGTGTCCTGTGGCGTCCATCGCCGCACATCTGGGAAAAATGCTCAGCACACGTGCGGGCAGTGTCCAGACACTGGTTGATTACGGTTTGCCTGATCTCAACGACATGCGCCTGAGCCTGCATGAATCATTGACTCAGTCGCGGCTGCATATCGAGCGTTTTATCCAGGCCTACGAACCGCGACTGGCGAATGTGCATGTCAGGCTGTTGCCCGATGTGCGTGGGTCCCTGGTCCTGGCATTTGCAATTGAAGCTGAGCGAGTTATCGACGGCGTCCTGCAACCGGTCGTGTTTCAGGCCCGTCTTGCGCAAGCCGGGCGGGTAGAGGTTTTCGTCCATGACGTTTAA
- a CDS encoding peptidylprolyl isomerase yields the protein MAKATARHILVSTEDKCNELKAQIEGGADFAEIAKANSSCPSSRQGGDLGSFGPGQMVKEFDTVVFSAPVNTVQGPVKTQFGYHLLEVTSRQD from the coding sequence ATGGCCAAAGCCACCGCCCGTCACATCCTCGTTTCCACTGAAGACAAGTGCAACGAGCTCAAGGCCCAAATCGAAGGCGGCGCTGATTTCGCAGAAATCGCCAAAGCCAATTCGTCCTGCCCATCCAGCCGCCAGGGCGGTGATCTGGGTTCGTTCGGCCCAGGCCAAATGGTCAAGGAATTCGACACTGTCGTATTCAGCGCCCCGGTCAATACCGTGCAGGGCCCGGTGAAAACCCAGTTCGGTTATCACCTGCTGGAAGTCACCAGCCGCCAGGATTGA
- the tssF gene encoding type VI secretion system baseplate subunit TssF, which produces MTFNRDFQSELSALRQQGRRFSERNPALAPFLAEAGQDPDVERLLEGFAFLTARLRQKLDDELPELTHSLMHLLWPHYMRPTPAFSILQFDPLKRAGPSVRVARDTAVESAPIKGERCRFRTCYATDIMPLQLSGLEYRCQGEGAWLELQLTMSTQGNFSELAFDSLRLHLAGDHYISQGLYLSLLRHVGSICLSLLDHEGMPVRTRDGQPVTLRLSAGQVQPVGFSPEQALIPYPQNTFDGYRHLQEYFAFPEKYLFVDVEGLNVVHTLPDELLREAHGMVMRFELHTQGRDPLRPTLDNVKLYCTPIVNLFKQDAIPIRLDGKQDEYLLVPGEYTPGNASVFSVDQVTGWRPGGLGYQTYVPFESFEHDCVHEASAAPSSYSIRQRSSVQHGGLDTWMGFPSRREQGQETLSVELTCTNCNLPRQLRAGEISLPGEQTPESLGFCNITTPTASFAPPLDQGFLWKLISNMSVNYLSLTDINALKVILQTYDLPGYHDRQALKVSQKRLSALRSIRHEAVDRLHRGLPVRGLQVELTVDSQGFVGQGDLFVFASVLNQFFALYASLNSYHELRVISTQGDVYLWPSRMGQQPLF; this is translated from the coding sequence ATGACGTTTAACCGCGACTTTCAAAGTGAACTCAGCGCGCTGCGCCAACAAGGGCGGCGTTTTTCCGAGCGTAATCCAGCTCTGGCGCCGTTTCTTGCTGAGGCCGGCCAGGACCCGGATGTCGAGCGTCTACTGGAGGGGTTTGCATTTCTGACCGCTCGCCTGCGCCAAAAGCTGGATGACGAACTGCCCGAGCTGACGCATTCGTTGATGCACTTGTTATGGCCCCATTACATGCGGCCAACACCGGCCTTCAGCATCCTGCAATTCGACCCCTTGAAACGTGCCGGCCCCAGTGTTCGAGTGGCCCGGGACACCGCCGTGGAAAGCGCTCCCATCAAGGGTGAGCGTTGCCGGTTCCGCACATGCTATGCCACCGACATCATGCCCTTGCAACTCAGTGGCCTGGAATACCGCTGCCAGGGCGAAGGGGCCTGGCTGGAGTTGCAACTGACCATGAGTACCCAAGGTAACTTCAGTGAGTTGGCATTTGATTCGCTGAGGCTGCACTTGGCTGGCGACCACTACATCAGTCAGGGCCTGTACCTCAGCCTGTTGCGCCATGTCGGCAGTATCTGCCTGTCGCTGCTGGATCATGAGGGTATGCCGGTGAGGACCCGCGACGGGCAACCTGTGACGCTGCGCCTCAGTGCCGGCCAGGTCCAGCCAGTGGGGTTTTCCCCGGAGCAGGCGCTGATTCCTTATCCGCAGAACACCTTTGATGGTTATCGGCATCTGCAGGAGTACTTCGCTTTTCCCGAGAAATACCTGTTTGTCGACGTCGAAGGGCTGAACGTGGTGCACACGCTGCCTGACGAGCTGCTCCGGGAGGCGCATGGCATGGTGATGCGCTTCGAACTTCACACCCAGGGCCGTGATCCCCTGCGTCCAACCCTGGACAACGTGAAGCTGTATTGCACGCCCATCGTCAACCTGTTCAAACAGGATGCGATCCCCATTCGCCTGGACGGTAAACAGGATGAGTACCTGTTGGTACCTGGGGAATATACACCGGGCAATGCCAGTGTGTTTTCCGTGGACCAGGTCACCGGGTGGCGCCCCGGCGGGTTGGGCTATCAGACCTATGTGCCGTTCGAGTCGTTTGAACATGACTGCGTTCACGAGGCTTCGGCGGCACCCTCCAGTTACAGCATTCGCCAGCGTTCATCGGTACAGCATGGCGGGCTTGATACCTGGATGGGATTCCCCAGCCGCCGCGAACAGGGCCAGGAAACCCTGTCGGTCGAACTGACCTGTACCAATTGCAACCTGCCGCGCCAACTTCGTGCAGGCGAAATCAGCCTGCCCGGGGAACAGACCCCGGAGTCATTGGGGTTTTGCAACATCACTACACCCACCGCGAGCTTTGCGCCGCCACTGGACCAGGGTTTTTTGTGGAAGCTCATCAGCAATATGTCGGTCAACTATCTGTCGTTGACCGATATCAATGCCTTGAAAGTGATACTCCAAACCTACGACTTGCCAGGCTATCACGATCGACAGGCGTTGAAGGTCAGTCAGAAAAGGTTGAGCGCTTTGCGCTCCATTCGCCATGAGGCGGTGGACCGTCTGCACCGCGGGCTGCCTGTTCGAGGCTTGCAGGTCGAGCTGACGGTTGATTCCCAGGGCTTTGTCGGTCAGGGCGATCTGTTTGTATTCGCCTCTGTTCTCAATCAGTTCTTTGCACTCTATGCCAGCCTCAATTCGTATCACGAGTTGCGGGTCATCAGCACACAAGGAGACGTGTACCTATGGCCATCCCGGATGGGGCAGCAACCGCTGTTTTGA
- the tssC gene encoding type VI secretion system contractile sheath large subunit, with amino-acid sequence MTTIQHELQSVQTIHTCSILDNITAQTLLSADDEAYGIAKRGVSAFIAELLKPHNRDEPVKKRLVDRMIAEIDTKLSQQMDEILHHPDFQALEASWRGLQLLVDRTNFRENIKIELLNVSREDLLDDFEDSSEITQSGLYKHVYSAEYGQFGGQPVGAIIANYFLSPSAPDVKLMQYASSVASMAHAPFIAAAGPSFFGLESFTGLPDLKDLRDHFEGPQFAKWQSFRQSEDARYIGLTVPRFLLRTPYDPLECPVKTFAYQENVVNSHEHYLWGNTAYAFATRLTDSFARFRWCPNIIGPQSGGAVEDLPLHHFQSMGEIETKIPTEVLVSDRREYELAQEGFIALTMRKGSDNAAFFSASSVQKPKSFGISEEGRAAELNYRLGTQLPYMMVVNRLAHYLKVLQREQLGAWKERTDLEQELNKWVRQYVADQENPSAEVRGRRPLRAARIVVSDVEGEPGWYRVNVTVRPHFKYMGADFTLSLVGKLDKE; translated from the coding sequence ATGACCACGATTCAACACGAACTGCAATCGGTACAAACTATCCACACCTGCAGCATCCTCGACAACATCACCGCCCAGACATTGCTGAGCGCTGACGACGAGGCTTACGGCATCGCCAAGCGCGGCGTATCGGCGTTTATCGCGGAGCTGCTCAAGCCACACAACCGTGACGAACCGGTAAAGAAACGCCTGGTCGACCGGATGATCGCCGAGATCGATACCAAGCTCAGCCAGCAAATGGATGAGATCCTGCACCATCCCGACTTCCAGGCACTGGAAGCTTCCTGGCGGGGGTTGCAGTTGCTGGTCGACCGCACCAATTTTCGCGAGAACATCAAGATCGAGCTGTTGAATGTCTCGCGCGAAGACCTGCTGGATGATTTCGAGGATTCCTCGGAAATCACTCAGTCCGGGCTTTACAAGCATGTTTACAGCGCTGAATACGGTCAGTTCGGCGGGCAGCCGGTGGGTGCGATCATTGCCAATTATTTTCTCTCGCCCAGTGCGCCCGATGTAAAGCTGATGCAATACGCCTCCAGCGTCGCCAGCATGGCTCACGCCCCCTTTATTGCTGCGGCGGGGCCGAGTTTCTTTGGCTTGGAAAGCTTCACCGGGCTGCCCGACCTGAAAGACCTGCGGGATCACTTCGAAGGGCCGCAGTTTGCCAAATGGCAAAGCTTTCGCCAGAGCGAAGACGCCCGTTACATTGGCCTTACCGTCCCGCGCTTTCTGTTGCGCACCCCGTATGATCCCCTTGAGTGCCCAGTCAAGACCTTTGCGTATCAGGAAAACGTGGTTAACAGCCACGAGCATTACCTGTGGGGCAATACCGCCTATGCCTTTGCCACGCGGCTGACAGACAGTTTCGCTCGCTTTCGCTGGTGCCCGAATATCATCGGGCCGCAAAGCGGCGGGGCCGTCGAGGACCTCCCACTGCATCACTTCCAGAGCATGGGCGAGATTGAAACCAAGATCCCTACCGAAGTGCTGGTATCGGATCGGCGCGAATACGAGCTGGCGCAAGAAGGGTTCATCGCCTTGACCATGCGCAAGGGCAGCGACAATGCAGCGTTCTTTTCCGCCAGCTCCGTGCAAAAGCCCAAATCCTTTGGCATCAGTGAAGAAGGCAGGGCGGCAGAACTGAATTACCGCTTGGGCACCCAATTGCCCTACATGATGGTGGTCAACCGCCTGGCCCATTACCTCAAGGTTCTGCAACGCGAACAGTTGGGCGCTTGGAAAGAGCGCACGGACCTTGAGCAGGAACTCAACAAGTGGGTTCGCCAATATGTGGCGGACCAGGAAAACCCCAGCGCCGAAGTGCGTGGACGGCGCCCACTACGTGCCGCGCGCATCGTCGTCAGTGATGTCGAGGGCGAGCCCGGCTGGTACCGCGTCAACGTGACGGTGCGCCCGCATTTCAAGTACATGGGGGCAGACTTCACCTTGTCCCTGGTTGGCAAGCTCGATAAAGAATGA
- a CDS encoding DUF1543 domain-containing protein, translating into MLFVVMLGGKHPRAKIEVHDVVFAVADTLQASYPQLRDAWFGSPKGVHIDSWMAVDGVDGWKVELSHLAPHGDVPRLYFINLGGYEAHSFGEAHHYLLVVARNKQQAMSQGKQQMLRHWSQAHTDGVLDIDDCLPIDLVDGRYIHLVQGPHQPIVQRNDYIVLP; encoded by the coding sequence ATGCTGTTTGTCGTCATGCTCGGGGGCAAGCATCCACGGGCCAAAATCGAAGTACACGATGTGGTGTTCGCCGTGGCGGACACGTTGCAGGCCAGCTACCCGCAATTGCGCGACGCCTGGTTTGGCAGCCCCAAGGGTGTGCACATCGACTCATGGATGGCGGTCGACGGCGTCGACGGCTGGAAAGTTGAACTGAGCCATCTGGCGCCCCATGGCGACGTGCCCCGCCTGTACTTCATCAACCTCGGTGGCTATGAAGCCCATAGCTTCGGCGAGGCCCATCACTACCTGCTGGTAGTCGCTCGTAACAAACAGCAGGCCATGAGCCAGGGCAAGCAGCAGATGCTGCGCCACTGGTCCCAGGCCCACACCGACGGCGTGCTGGATATTGACGACTGCCTGCCGATCGACTTGGTGGACGGCCGTTATATCCACCTGGTGCAGGGGCCGCACCAACCGATCGTGCAGCGCAACGACTACATCGTGTTGCCTTGA